From Hoplias malabaricus isolate fHopMal1 chromosome 11, fHopMal1.hap1, whole genome shotgun sequence, a single genomic window includes:
- the kcnj5 gene encoding G protein-activated inward rectifier potassium channel 4, protein MAGDSRVHMDHDMETGVTPREQPVKKLPKHLREVQISTDRTRLITDIVKKPRQRYVQKDGKCNVHHGNVQETYRYLSDLFTTMVDLRWRLSFFIFTLVYVLNWLFFGFLWWLIALIRGDLLHMNEEGWTPCVENLNGFVSAFLFSIETETTIGYGYRVITEKCPEGIILLLVQALLGSIVNAMMVGCMFVKISQPKNRAETLMFSHKAVISVRDNKLCLMFRVGDLRNSHIVEASIRAKLIRSEQTKEGEFIPLNQTDINIGFDTGDDRLFLVSPLIISHEINEKSPFWEMSQAQMEKEEFEIVVILEGMVEATGMTCQARSSYLDSEVLWGYRFTPVLSLEKGFYEVDYNNFHDIYETNTPSCSAKELAARLREGQLLPQIPLLGPEPKPHILDPSLPMLPKSEQEKVGETNNGSANTQKENY, encoded by the exons ATGGCAGGAGACTCTCGTGTCCACATGGACCACGACATGGAGACAGGAGTGACACCCAGAGAG CAACCAGTGAAGAAACTCCCAAAACACTTGAGGGAAGTCCAGATCTCAACAGATCGCACTCGTCTGATAACAGACATAGTGAAAAAACCCCGGCAGCGTTATGTGCAAAAAGATGGCAAGTGCAATGTGCACCACGGCAATGTCCAGGAAACCTATCGCTACCTTAGTGacctcttcaccacaatggtgGACCTGCGCTGGCGTCTCAGCTTCTTTATCTTTACCCTGGTCTATGTGCTCAACTGGCTCTTCTTCGGGTTCCTCTGGTGGCTCATCGCACTCATTCGAGGGGACCTTCTGCACATGAACGAGGAAGGATGGACGCCATGTGTGGAGAACCTCAATGGATTCGTCTCCGCTTTCCTCTTCTCCATTGAGACAGAGACAACTATAGGCTACGGTTACCGGGTTATTACAGAAAAATGTCCGGAAGGAATCATTCTTCTTCTAGTGCAGGCCCTCCTGGGATCCATCGTCAATGCCATGATGGTGGGCTGCATGTTTGTGAAGATTTCACAGCCCAAGAATCGGGCCGAAACGCTCATGTTCTCGCACAAGGCTGTGATCTCGGTGCGGGACAACAAGCTGTGCCTGATGTTCCGCGTAGGAGACCTGAGGAACTCCCATATTGTGGAAGCATCGATCCGAGCCAAGCTGATCCGGTCTGAGCAGACTAAAGAAGGGGAGTTCATCCCCCTCAACCAGACAGACATCAACATCGGCTTTGACACAGGGGATGACCGGCTCTTCCTAGTGTCACCCCTCATCATTTCACATGAGATCAATGAGAAGAGCCCTTTCTGGGAAATGTCTCAGGCACAGATGGAGAAGGAGGAATTTGAAATTGTGGTCATCCTGGAGGGCATGGTGGAGGCCACAG GCATGACCTGCCAGGCCCGCAGCTCCTACCTGGACTCGGAGGTCCTGTGGGGTTACCGCTTCACTCCTGTGCTCTCGCTGGAAAAAGGCTTCTATGAAGTAGACTACAACAACTTCCATGACATCTATGAAACCAACACACCGTCCTGTAGCGCCAAAGAGCTCGCAGCCAGATTGAGGGAAGGCCAGCTGCTCCCTCAAATCCCGCTTTTGGGCCCCGAACCTAAGCCACACATCCTGGACCCTTCCCTTCCCATGCTACCGAAGAGTGAGCAGGAGAAAGTGGGAGAGACCAACAATGGTTCAGCCAACACTCAGAAGGAGAATTACTGA